The following are encoded in a window of Thermus hydrothermalis genomic DNA:
- a CDS encoding 2Fe-2S iron-sulfur cluster-binding protein yields the protein MRLRVDGKEVEVQEGALLLQVAPVPTLCHHPHTETKGLCRLCLVEVNGRLHPACATLAQEGMEVKTETEALRRLRKTLLEWLALTTDLSQAPELLSLMERYGAEPARWPEVAGRKEREALKDNPFFLRDYAKCVNCRRCVDACGDGIMGVYALTLEDRGLLAHPTTPLGRPLPETPCVFCGNCVQVCPTGALRPLTLEVA from the coding sequence GTGCGGCTTAGGGTAGACGGGAAGGAAGTGGAGGTCCAGGAGGGGGCCCTCTTGCTCCAGGTGGCCCCGGTGCCCACCCTCTGCCACCATCCCCACACGGAAACCAAGGGCCTTTGCCGGCTTTGCCTGGTGGAGGTAAACGGGCGCCTGCACCCCGCTTGCGCCACCTTGGCCCAGGAGGGGATGGAGGTGAAGACGGAAACCGAAGCCCTCCGGCGCCTAAGGAAGACCCTTTTGGAGTGGCTTGCCCTCACCACCGACCTCTCCCAAGCGCCGGAGCTCCTTTCCCTCATGGAGCGCTACGGGGCCGAGCCCGCCCGCTGGCCGGAGGTGGCGGGGCGGAAGGAGCGGGAAGCCTTGAAGGACAACCCCTTCTTCCTAAGGGACTACGCCAAGTGCGTCAACTGCCGCCGCTGCGTGGACGCCTGCGGGGACGGGATTATGGGGGTGTACGCCCTGACCCTCGAGGACCGGGGCCTCCTCGCCCACCCCACCACCCCCCTGGGCCGCCCCCTGCCGGAAACCCCTTGCGTCTTCTGCGGCAACTGCGTGCAGGTATGCCCCACGGGGGCCCTACGGCCCCTGACCTTGGAGGTGGCGTGA
- the fdhF gene encoding formate dehydrogenase subunit alpha, whose amino-acid sequence MRTTCPYCGVGCQVEPEVQGGRVVRVLAPDIPPNHGALCVKGRFGLDFPFSGKRLLYPMVRESRDAPFRRATWEEALDFAAEKLLEVLRRKGPEAIAVFPSAKTTNEEVYLAQKLARALLGTHNVDHCSRLCHSSSTAALSRSLGGASMTNPIEDIWKTDLFLVVGSNTTETHPVIAAMIKKRVRQGARMIVVDPRYTGMAEAATLWLRVRPGTDLFLLNAMARYVLEAGLWDRAYVEARTEGFAEWRASLEEYTLERAEAVTGVEREKIALAARLYATTERAGAYWAMGVTQHTKGTATAQALVNLALLTGKVGKEGAGLNPLRGQNNVQGAGDMGALPDVYPGYLKVADEAARKRFEALWGVPLNPKPGLRMTEVFAAIPEVEAIYLIGEDPVTSEPYQDHLKAKLSALPFLLVQDILENETTPFAHVILPAASFLEKEGTFTNTDRRVQRVRKLLDPPGEARPDWWITQELGKRLARALDRPWREYPGPEAIWEEVRQAIPELMGGISYARLEAEGVRWPCPFEDHPGEAVLFRERFNTPSGRARFFPAPYTPPAEPPSEEYPFTLSTGRVLFHWHGGTLSRNSRLKEAYPELKVEVNPKDAERLGLQDGEPIYVVSRRGRIRARAWVTERTPEGVVYAPFHFAEVPANRLTLDALDPVSRIPEYKVSAVRLEKVD is encoded by the coding sequence ATGCGCACCACGTGCCCCTACTGCGGCGTGGGTTGCCAGGTGGAGCCCGAGGTCCAAGGGGGCCGGGTGGTCCGGGTCCTGGCCCCGGACATCCCCCCCAACCACGGGGCCCTTTGCGTGAAGGGGCGCTTTGGCCTGGACTTTCCCTTTTCCGGGAAGCGCCTCCTCTACCCCATGGTGCGGGAAAGCCGGGATGCGCCCTTCCGCAGGGCCACTTGGGAAGAGGCATTGGACTTCGCCGCGGAAAAGCTCCTGGAGGTGCTAAGGCGAAAGGGCCCTGAGGCCATCGCCGTCTTCCCCTCGGCCAAAACCACCAACGAAGAGGTCTACCTGGCCCAGAAGCTCGCCCGGGCCCTTCTTGGCACCCACAACGTGGACCACTGCTCCCGGCTTTGCCATTCCTCCTCCACCGCCGCCCTTTCCCGCTCCTTGGGCGGAGCCAGCATGACGAACCCCATAGAGGACATCTGGAAAACGGACCTCTTCCTGGTGGTGGGCTCCAACACCACGGAAACCCACCCGGTGATCGCCGCCATGATCAAGAAGCGGGTGCGCCAAGGGGCGAGGATGATCGTGGTGGACCCCCGGTACACGGGCATGGCCGAGGCGGCCACCTTGTGGCTTCGGGTGCGCCCCGGCACCGACCTTTTCCTCCTGAACGCCATGGCCCGGTATGTCCTCGAGGCGGGCCTTTGGGACCGGGCCTACGTGGAGGCCCGCACGGAAGGGTTCGCCGAGTGGCGGGCTTCCTTGGAGGAATACACCCTGGAAAGGGCGGAGGCCGTCACCGGGGTGGAACGGGAGAAGATCGCCCTGGCCGCCCGGCTTTACGCCACCACGGAGCGGGCCGGGGCCTACTGGGCCATGGGGGTCACCCAGCACACCAAGGGCACGGCCACGGCCCAGGCCCTGGTGAACCTGGCCCTTCTCACGGGCAAGGTGGGCAAGGAGGGGGCGGGCCTGAACCCGCTAAGGGGCCAGAACAACGTCCAGGGGGCCGGGGACATGGGGGCCTTGCCCGACGTCTACCCCGGCTACCTGAAGGTGGCGGACGAAGCCGCCAGAAAACGGTTTGAGGCCCTTTGGGGCGTGCCCCTTAACCCCAAGCCCGGCCTGCGCATGACCGAGGTCTTTGCGGCCATCCCCGAGGTGGAGGCCATCTACCTCATCGGGGAGGACCCGGTGACCAGCGAGCCCTACCAGGACCACCTCAAGGCCAAGCTCTCCGCCCTCCCCTTCCTCCTCGTCCAGGACATCCTGGAAAACGAAACCACCCCTTTCGCCCACGTAATCCTCCCCGCCGCCAGCTTTTTGGAGAAGGAGGGCACCTTCACCAACACCGACCGCCGGGTGCAGCGGGTACGGAAGCTCCTGGACCCGCCCGGGGAGGCCCGGCCCGACTGGTGGATTACCCAGGAACTGGGCAAGCGCTTAGCCCGGGCCCTGGACCGGCCCTGGCGGGAATACCCGGGACCGGAGGCCATCTGGGAGGAGGTGCGCCAGGCCATCCCCGAGCTCATGGGGGGCATCTCCTACGCCCGCCTGGAGGCGGAAGGGGTGCGCTGGCCCTGTCCTTTTGAGGACCACCCCGGGGAAGCGGTGCTCTTCCGCGAGCGCTTCAACACCCCCTCGGGCCGGGCCCGCTTCTTCCCCGCCCCCTATACCCCCCCGGCGGAACCCCCCTCGGAGGAGTACCCCTTCACCCTCTCCACGGGCCGGGTGCTCTTTCACTGGCACGGGGGGACCCTTAGCCGCAATAGCCGCCTAAAGGAGGCGTACCCCGAGCTCAAGGTGGAGGTGAACCCCAAGGACGCCGAAAGGCTCGGGCTCCAAGATGGCGAGCCCATCTACGTGGTGAGCCGCCGGGGCCGGATCCGCGCCCGGGCCTGGGTGACGGAGCGCACCCCCGAAGGGGTGGTCTACGCCCCCTTCCACTTCGCCGAGGTCCCCGCCAACCGCCTCACCCTGGACGCCCTGGACCCCGTGAGCCGCATCCCCGAGTACAAGGTGAGCGCCGTGCGGCTAGAAAAGGTGGACTAG
- a CDS encoding TRAP transporter substrate-binding protein, whose translation MRRRSFLKGLGVGLAASLSYRAHAQAQPQVRWRLVSSYPKSLDTLYGGAEDLAKRVSDLTGGRFQIRVYQAGEIVPGGQVLDAVQQGTVEAGHTYGPFYVGKNPALAFDGGVPFGMTYRQHNAWMLFGGGLELLREVYADFGVLQFPGGNTGAQMGGWFRKEIRTLADLKGLRMRIPGLGGLVMGRLGVVPQTLAAGDIYPALERGTIDATEFSGPYDDEKLGFYKVARYYYYPSFWEPSAQLSFLVSQREWARLPREFQEAFQVAAQEVNLTMMAKYDAQNPKALRRLLAAGVRLRRWPTEVMRKALEEARALYEEQAAKDATYKKVYTAYWAFREEEYRWFAVAELAYETFAFPTL comes from the coding sequence ATGCGGCGGCGGAGCTTTCTCAAAGGGTTGGGGGTAGGCCTAGCGGCAAGCCTCAGCTACAGAGCCCACGCCCAGGCCCAGCCCCAGGTGCGCTGGCGGCTCGTTTCCAGCTACCCCAAGAGCCTGGACACCCTCTACGGCGGGGCGGAGGACCTGGCCAAGCGGGTTTCCGACCTCACGGGGGGGCGTTTCCAGATCCGGGTCTACCAGGCGGGGGAGATCGTCCCTGGGGGGCAGGTGTTGGACGCCGTGCAGCAGGGCACGGTGGAGGCAGGGCACACTTATGGGCCCTTCTACGTGGGCAAGAACCCCGCCCTGGCCTTTGACGGGGGGGTGCCCTTCGGCATGACCTACCGCCAGCACAACGCCTGGATGCTCTTTGGCGGGGGGCTTGAGCTCTTGCGGGAGGTGTACGCCGACTTCGGCGTCCTCCAGTTCCCCGGGGGGAACACGGGGGCGCAGATGGGGGGGTGGTTCCGCAAGGAGATCCGCACCCTGGCGGACCTGAAGGGCCTCAGGATGCGCATCCCTGGCCTCGGCGGCCTGGTCATGGGCCGGCTTGGGGTGGTGCCCCAGACCCTGGCCGCCGGGGACATCTACCCCGCCCTGGAACGGGGTACCATTGACGCCACGGAGTTTTCCGGCCCCTACGACGACGAGAAGCTGGGCTTTTACAAGGTGGCCCGCTATTACTACTACCCCTCCTTTTGGGAACCCTCGGCGCAGCTTTCCTTCCTGGTTTCCCAAAGGGAATGGGCCCGCCTGCCCCGGGAGTTCCAGGAGGCCTTCCAGGTGGCGGCCCAGGAGGTCAACCTCACCATGATGGCCAAGTACGATGCGCAAAACCCCAAGGCCCTCCGCCGCCTCCTCGCTGCCGGGGTGCGCCTGAGGCGGTGGCCCACGGAGGTGATGCGGAAGGCCTTGGAGGAGGCGAGGGCGCTTTACGAGGAGCAGGCGGCCAAGGACGCCACCTACAAGAAGGTGTACACCGCCTACTGGGCTTTCCGGGAGGAGGAGTACCGCTGGTTCGCCGTGGCGGAGCTGGCCTACGAAACCTTCGCCTTCCCCACCCTCTAG
- a CDS encoding response regulator — protein MARILLVEDEPLVAHTVRRILERAGHQVEWAASGQAALARLSAMAYDLVLCDLVMPGVSGLEVIQEVKRLGGPPVLALSASVSAKSQEEALKAGARAFLGKPFDAQTLLSLVGKLLGQDGA, from the coding sequence ATGGCCCGCATCCTGCTGGTGGAGGATGAGCCCCTGGTGGCCCACACGGTGCGCCGCATCCTGGAGAGGGCCGGGCACCAGGTGGAGTGGGCGGCCTCGGGCCAGGCGGCGCTGGCGCGCCTTAGCGCCATGGCCTACGACCTGGTGCTCTGCGATCTGGTGATGCCCGGGGTTTCGGGCCTCGAGGTCATCCAGGAGGTCAAGCGCCTTGGCGGCCCACCCGTCCTCGCCCTTTCCGCCAGCGTTTCCGCTAAAAGCCAAGAGGAGGCCCTGAAGGCCGGGGCCAGGGCCTTTTTGGGCAAGCCCTTTGACGCCCAGACGCTCCTTTCCTTGGTGGGGAAGCTGCTAGGTCAGGACGGGGCCTGA
- a CDS encoding ATP-binding protein, with the protein MRLAGQLAVLARFQRALLKDLEPVQILRNLLEVATEEGVERAALFLYHPSTRELVGEVASGRGRHYTVSAIALPLYRKGPVQEAFFAEGPVKRGEEWLLPVVGEEALFCWSDPEARCQERPRATRETRAMVCPSCPRFGAKGVLSLEGVPQALEPTLPLLAQLTALALKNGELLASRNAALEKLSRHVEALSHVSALAREVARSLEPSAVLETLARALSERFGFFRVTVALAKEGRLEGHLTVRGREVYWTEGRSRIHLLLEASPDPLARAVRERKTLVLEREKLPPGVGQDTGPTVAYVPILAEEEPLGVVAVDHGPGGPPVGQEEVGYVELLAGVAGVALKNAKLYREKTQLSLALAAERKRLSQVLEDLPDGVVVLFGDRGFANPRAREALGLGPEVALEDLPAALGPALEGGRLELALGGRSYSVRGRVVGEMRILVLHDISERVRMERALREQVVFTQALVDLAQAALREKGIKALGEAIVRRLLVLFAADEGVLLAEGEGVLFATCSLPASLPQPNLLDRALEEESPLGVEELHPRDCALAASLGLQSALVVPFRAGAFRGGLLLGYRKGRRFGERLLARLAQVGTLLALVLEKARFLELLEAEEERLKALMEHSQDVVYVLDGEGNIRFVSASVRGVLGYDPEGYRRAPVNGLDFVHPEDRSLAEALFRELLAHPGEVRTGEFRVLHADGTPIPMEAWGRNLLHEPRVAGVVVNLRDLRPRLEAERLKGEFIAAVSHELRTPLAVIMGLAELLREEGLSPSAEESVELILESAFRLKTMVDNLLDTSRLEAGRFEVNRRPVNLRPHLLELAKSFQGVARLSGVDFRVEVEELPVVEADPERLVQVVGNLLSNAFKFTPQGGRIRLGARGEGDTLVLEVEDTGPGIPKEELPKLFQRYARAKNAGARGVSGTGLGLYISKAIVEAHGGRIEVETEEGKGSLFRVILPLYGPHPAGGG; encoded by the coding sequence ATGAGATTGGCCGGGCAACTTGCGGTGCTGGCCCGCTTCCAAAGGGCCCTTCTTAAGGATTTGGAGCCGGTGCAGATTCTTCGCAACCTCCTCGAGGTGGCCACGGAGGAAGGGGTGGAGCGGGCGGCCCTTTTTCTCTACCACCCTTCCACCCGGGAACTGGTGGGCGAGGTGGCCTCGGGGCGGGGGCGGCACTACACGGTTTCCGCCATCGCCCTGCCCCTTTACCGCAAGGGGCCGGTGCAGGAAGCCTTTTTCGCCGAAGGACCGGTGAAGCGGGGCGAGGAGTGGCTTTTACCCGTGGTGGGGGAGGAGGCCCTCTTTTGCTGGAGCGATCCCGAGGCCCGTTGCCAAGAGCGCCCTCGGGCCACCCGGGAAACCCGGGCCATGGTCTGCCCCTCCTGTCCCCGCTTCGGCGCCAAGGGGGTGCTTAGCCTCGAGGGCGTCCCCCAGGCCCTAGAGCCCACCCTGCCCCTCCTCGCCCAACTCACCGCCTTGGCCCTGAAAAACGGAGAGCTCCTGGCGAGCCGAAACGCCGCCTTGGAGAAGCTTTCCCGGCACGTGGAGGCCCTCTCCCACGTGAGCGCCTTGGCCCGGGAGGTGGCCCGCTCGCTAGAGCCCAGCGCCGTGCTGGAAACCTTGGCCCGGGCGCTATCCGAGCGGTTTGGCTTTTTCCGGGTTACCGTGGCCTTGGCCAAGGAAGGCCGCTTGGAGGGGCACCTCACCGTCCGGGGTCGGGAAGTGTATTGGACGGAGGGCAGGAGCCGTATCCACCTCCTTCTAGAGGCCTCCCCTGACCCCTTGGCCCGGGCGGTTCGGGAGCGGAAGACCCTGGTTTTGGAGCGGGAGAAGCTTCCTCCAGGCGTGGGCCAGGACACGGGGCCCACGGTGGCCTACGTGCCTATCCTGGCCGAGGAGGAACCCTTAGGGGTGGTGGCGGTGGACCACGGCCCGGGTGGCCCCCCGGTGGGACAGGAGGAGGTGGGCTACGTGGAGCTTTTGGCCGGAGTGGCCGGGGTAGCCCTGAAGAACGCCAAGCTCTACCGGGAAAAGACCCAGCTTTCCCTGGCCCTGGCGGCGGAGCGAAAGCGGCTATCCCAGGTGCTGGAAGACCTTCCCGATGGGGTGGTGGTCCTTTTTGGGGATAGGGGTTTCGCCAACCCCCGGGCGCGGGAGGCCTTGGGCTTGGGACCCGAGGTGGCCCTGGAGGACCTCCCCGCCGCCTTAGGCCCAGCCCTGGAAGGGGGGAGGCTAGAGCTTGCCTTGGGGGGGCGGAGCTACAGCGTCCGGGGCCGGGTTGTGGGGGAGATGCGCATCCTGGTCCTCCACGACATCAGCGAGCGGGTGCGCATGGAAAGGGCCCTGAGGGAGCAGGTGGTCTTCACCCAGGCCCTGGTGGACCTGGCCCAGGCGGCGTTGCGGGAGAAGGGGATAAAGGCCTTGGGGGAGGCCATCGTGCGCCGCCTCTTGGTCCTTTTCGCCGCGGACGAGGGGGTGCTTCTGGCGGAAGGGGAAGGGGTGCTCTTCGCCACCTGCTCCTTGCCCGCTTCCCTGCCCCAACCCAACCTGCTGGATCGGGCCCTGGAGGAGGAAAGCCCTTTGGGGGTGGAAGAGCTTCATCCGAGGGACTGCGCCCTTGCCGCCTCCTTGGGCCTGCAAAGCGCCTTGGTGGTGCCCTTCCGTGCTGGGGCGTTCCGGGGGGGGCTCCTTTTGGGCTACCGCAAGGGGCGGCGCTTCGGCGAGCGCCTCTTGGCCCGGCTTGCCCAGGTGGGGACCCTTTTGGCCTTGGTCCTGGAGAAGGCCCGTTTTCTGGAGCTCTTGGAAGCGGAGGAGGAGCGGCTCAAGGCCCTTATGGAGCACTCCCAGGACGTGGTCTACGTCCTGGATGGGGAGGGGAATATCCGCTTTGTGAGCGCCAGCGTGCGGGGGGTCTTGGGGTACGACCCCGAGGGGTACAGGCGGGCGCCCGTGAACGGCCTGGACTTCGTCCACCCCGAGGACCGCTCCCTGGCCGAAGCCCTTTTCCGGGAGCTTCTCGCCCACCCCGGGGAGGTGCGCACGGGGGAGTTCCGCGTCCTCCACGCCGACGGCACCCCCATTCCCATGGAGGCCTGGGGCCGGAACCTCCTCCACGAGCCCCGGGTAGCGGGCGTGGTGGTGAACCTGCGGGACCTAAGGCCCCGCCTCGAGGCCGAGCGCCTCAAGGGCGAGTTCATCGCCGCCGTGTCCCACGAGCTCCGCACCCCCCTCGCCGTCATCATGGGCCTGGCGGAGCTTCTGCGGGAGGAGGGGCTTTCCCCGAGCGCCGAGGAGTCCGTGGAGCTCATCCTGGAAAGCGCCTTCCGCCTCAAGACCATGGTGGACAACCTCCTGGACACGAGCCGCCTCGAGGCGGGCCGCTTTGAGGTGAACCGGCGGCCCGTGAACCTGAGGCCCCACCTCCTGGAGCTGGCCAAGAGCTTCCAAGGGGTGGCGAGGCTTTCCGGGGTGGATTTCCGGGTGGAGGTGGAGGAGCTCCCCGTGGTGGAGGCGGACCCCGAGCGCCTGGTTCAGGTGGTGGGGAACCTCCTCTCCAACGCCTTCAAGTTCACCCCCCAGGGGGGGCGCATCCGGCTTGGGGCCCGGGGGGAGGGGGATACCCTCGTTTTGGAGGTGGAGGATACCGGGCCCGGCATCCCCAAGGAGGAGCTTCCCAAGCTCTTCCAGCGCTACGCCCGGGCCAAGAACGCTGGCGCCCGCGGGGTTTCGGGCACCGGGCTTGGCCTTTACATCTCCAAGGCCATCGTGGAAGCCCACGGGGGGCGGATAGAGGTGGAGACGGAGGAGGGCAAGGGGAGCCTTTTCCGGGTTATCCTACCCCTATATGGCCCGCATCCTGCTGGTGGAGGATGA
- a CDS encoding acyl-CoA dehydrogenase family protein encodes MPIDFSLTEEQKQLQALARRFAKEVILPVAAEYDEKEEVPWPVIEKLHEVGLLNAIIPEAYGGMGLKMVDEVIVGEELAYACMGIYTIPMASDLGITPVLLAGTEEQKRRFLTPLTQKPALAAFALSEPGNGSDAAALRTRAVRQGDYYVLNGTKMWISNGGEAEWVVVFATLNPELRHKGVVALVVEKGTPGFRAVKIHGKMGQRASGTYELIFEDVKVPVENRLGEEGEGFKIAMNTLNKTRIPVAAGSVGVARRALDEARKYAKEREAFGQPIANFQAIQFKLADMMIGIETARTYTYYAAWLADQGLPHAHASAIAKAYASEIAFEAANQAIQIHGGYGYVREYPVEKLLRDVKLNQIYEGTNEIQRLIIARHLLAE; translated from the coding sequence ATGCCCATAGATTTCAGCCTCACGGAAGAGCAGAAACAACTCCAGGCCCTGGCCCGCCGCTTCGCCAAGGAGGTGATCCTGCCGGTGGCGGCGGAGTACGACGAGAAGGAGGAAGTGCCCTGGCCCGTGATTGAGAAGCTCCACGAGGTGGGCCTCCTCAACGCCATCATCCCCGAGGCGTACGGGGGGATGGGCCTCAAGATGGTGGACGAGGTCATCGTGGGCGAGGAGCTGGCCTACGCCTGCATGGGCATCTACACCATCCCCATGGCCAGCGACCTGGGCATCACCCCGGTGCTCCTCGCCGGCACCGAGGAGCAAAAGCGGCGCTTCCTCACCCCCCTCACCCAGAAGCCAGCCCTGGCCGCCTTCGCCTTGAGCGAACCCGGAAACGGCTCGGACGCCGCCGCCCTCAGGACCCGGGCCGTGCGCCAAGGGGACTACTACGTCCTCAACGGGACCAAGATGTGGATCTCCAACGGGGGCGAGGCGGAGTGGGTGGTGGTCTTCGCCACCCTGAACCCCGAGCTCCGCCACAAGGGCGTGGTGGCCCTGGTGGTGGAAAAGGGCACCCCGGGCTTCCGGGCGGTGAAGATCCACGGGAAGATGGGCCAAAGGGCCAGCGGCACCTACGAGCTCATCTTTGAGGACGTGAAGGTGCCGGTGGAAAACCGCCTCGGGGAGGAAGGGGAAGGCTTTAAAATCGCCATGAACACCCTGAACAAGACCCGCATCCCCGTGGCCGCGGGAAGCGTGGGGGTGGCCCGGAGGGCCTTGGACGAGGCGAGGAAGTACGCCAAGGAGCGGGAAGCCTTCGGCCAGCCCATCGCCAACTTCCAGGCCATCCAGTTCAAGCTGGCGGACATGATGATCGGCATTGAAACCGCCCGCACCTACACCTACTACGCCGCCTGGCTCGCCGACCAAGGCCTACCCCACGCCCACGCCAGCGCCATCGCCAAGGCCTACGCCTCGGAAATCGCCTTTGAGGCGGCCAACCAGGCCATCCAGATCCACGGGGGCTACGGGTACGTGCGGGAATACCCGGTGGAGAAGCTCCTTCGGGACGTGAAGCTCAACCAGATCTACGAGGGCACCAACGAGATCCAAAGGCTCATCATCGCCAGGCACCTCCTGGCGGAGTGA
- a CDS encoding electron transfer flavoprotein subunit beta/FixA family protein, protein MKFVAVIRQVPDGESRLKIQGGRVDLSGATLILDQMDEYAVEEALRLKEKHGGEAIVVGFGPERTEEAIRTALAMGCDRGVHVVYEGYADPVTVAEALADVVREEAPTLVLTGGQQADWDSQALGAALAEALGVPVVSWTTALELEGETAKAKHDLDEGAEWVRVRLPAVFTTQQGLNEPRYPTLPGIMKAKKKEIRKVAFTGTPKVEILEESIQEKARLQRILDGKDPVAAAEELVRLLHEEAKVL, encoded by the coding sequence ATGAAGTTCGTGGCGGTCATCAGGCAGGTCCCCGACGGGGAGAGCAGGCTCAAGATCCAAGGCGGCCGGGTGGACCTTTCCGGGGCCACCCTGATCCTGGACCAGATGGACGAGTACGCCGTGGAAGAAGCCCTCCGCCTCAAGGAGAAGCACGGCGGCGAGGCCATCGTGGTGGGCTTCGGCCCCGAGCGGACGGAAGAGGCCATCCGCACCGCCTTGGCCATGGGGTGCGACCGGGGGGTGCACGTGGTTTACGAGGGCTACGCCGACCCCGTGACCGTGGCCGAAGCCCTGGCGGACGTGGTGCGGGAGGAGGCCCCCACCCTGGTCCTCACCGGGGGGCAGCAAGCGGACTGGGATAGCCAGGCCCTGGGGGCCGCCCTGGCGGAGGCCCTGGGGGTGCCGGTGGTGTCCTGGACCACGGCCTTGGAGCTAGAAGGGGAAACGGCCAAGGCCAAGCACGACCTAGACGAGGGGGCGGAGTGGGTCCGGGTAAGGCTTCCCGCCGTCTTCACCACGCAGCAGGGCCTGAACGAGCCCCGCTACCCCACCCTTCCCGGCATCATGAAGGCCAAGAAGAAGGAGATAAGGAAGGTGGCCTTCACTGGAACGCCTAAGGTGGAAATCCTCGAGGAGAGCATCCAGGAAAAGGCCCGCCTGCAGAGGATCCTGGACGGGAAGGACCCCGTGGCGGCGGCGGAGGAGCTGGTGCGGCTTCTCCACGAAGAGGCCAAGGTGCTTTAG
- a CDS encoding electron transfer flavoprotein subunit alpha/FixB family protein → MVLVVLDHDGNKLRKGSLEALTRARALAEALGTRVAGVLLAEDKAPVEEARSYVETLYTATLGPYTAERWAAGVLAAAQEAGAQAVVAPSSRQSRTYLGRVAYALKAGLLEDTLESGVEGGAVVATRYAYLNRVTQRVRAPLPVVLTVKPNTTPLAEPLAAQGEVRPLEVPAVPTVEVLERLQEEKKGVSLTEADIVVTGGRGMGSPEAFRLVEELAALLGGAVGATRAVVDAGWRPYSEQVGQTGKTVQPSLYIALGVSGAVQHLAGMNKSKYIVAVNKDPEAPIFKHADYGIVGDVHQVVPALIEAVKKLKD, encoded by the coding sequence ATGGTTCTTGTGGTTCTGGACCACGATGGGAACAAGCTAAGGAAGGGGAGCCTCGAGGCCCTCACCCGGGCCCGGGCCCTGGCGGAGGCCTTGGGCACCCGGGTGGCTGGGGTCCTCCTGGCGGAGGACAAGGCCCCGGTGGAGGAGGCCCGAAGCTACGTGGAGACCCTCTACACCGCCACGCTAGGCCCCTATACGGCCGAACGGTGGGCGGCTGGGGTCTTGGCGGCGGCCCAGGAGGCGGGCGCCCAGGCGGTGGTGGCCCCCTCCTCCCGGCAAAGCCGCACCTACCTGGGCCGGGTGGCCTACGCCCTGAAGGCGGGACTCTTGGAGGACACCTTGGAAAGCGGGGTGGAGGGCGGGGCGGTGGTGGCCACCCGCTACGCCTACCTGAACCGGGTGACGCAGAGGGTGCGCGCCCCCCTCCCCGTGGTCCTCACGGTGAAGCCCAACACCACCCCCCTGGCGGAGCCCCTTGCGGCCCAGGGGGAGGTGCGGCCCCTGGAGGTGCCGGCTGTGCCCACCGTGGAGGTGCTGGAGCGCCTCCAGGAGGAGAAGAAGGGGGTTTCCCTCACCGAGGCGGACATCGTGGTCACGGGAGGGCGGGGCATGGGGAGCCCCGAGGCCTTCCGCCTGGTGGAGGAGCTCGCCGCCCTCTTGGGCGGGGCCGTGGGCGCCACCCGGGCGGTGGTGGACGCCGGCTGGCGGCCCTACAGCGAGCAGGTGGGCCAGACGGGCAAGACGGTGCAACCTTCCCTCTACATCGCCCTAGGGGTGTCGGGGGCCGTGCAGCACCTGGCGGGGATGAACAAGAGCAAGTACATCGTGGCGGTGAACAAGGACCCCGAGGCCCCCATCTTCAAGCACGCCGACTATGGCATCGTGGGGGACGTGCACCAGGTGGTCCCCGCCCTGATTGAAGCGGTGAAGAAGCTAAAGGACTAG